One Deltaproteobacteria bacterium genomic window, GCCATCCCCTCAACATCAGCGGGGTCGAGGTGAAGCTGACCCCCCGGCAGGAGCCGCCGTCCGTGGAGATGGAGGCCACCGTCCGCATCGCCGGCCGGACCGGCGTGGAGATGGAGGCGCTCACCGCGGTCTCGGTGGCCGGGCTCACCATCTACGACATGTGCAAGGCCGTGGACCGGGATATGACCGTCGGCGAGATCCGGCTGATGCACAAGAGCGGCGGCAAGAGCGGCACGTTCGAGAGGCTATAGGCCGCGTCCCGCGCTCATTTCTCCTAAAGTTTCCCCCAAACACGCCGAAATATTTCATGAGCGCGGGTACCGGTGCGCCCGCTCGCCGGGACTTCCCGCTTGGACGGGTGTCCGTCTTGTGTTCGTCAACCCGGGGTTCATGATGACGCGAATCAACCAATGGCCGCTGGAGGACCGCCCGCGGGAGAAGCTGCTCGAACGGGGGGCGGAGCATCTGACGGAGGCGGAGCTGCTGGCGATCCTGCTGGGTACCGGCAGCGCCGGGCAGCAGCAGAGCGCCCTGGATCATGCCCGGCTCCTGTTGATGCATTTCGGCGGGCTTCAGGGCATCGACGATGCCTCCGTCTCCGAGCTCACGGGGCTCAA contains:
- the moaC gene encoding cyclic pyranopterin monophosphate synthase MoaC encodes the protein MAKLSHVDEQGRVRMVDVTGKDVTQRVAVARGVVTMRSETLAAIAEGQIPKGDVLTVARIAGIMAAKKTSELIPMCHPLNISGVEVKLTPRQEPPSVEMEATVRIAGRTGVEMEALTAVSVAGLTIYDMCKAVDRDMTVGEIRLMHKSGGKSGTFERL